The nucleotide window TTCAGGAACCTCCATGCCTCCGAGGGGAAGCATGCTGAGCACCTGCTTCAATGGTCCCATCTTGTTCACTGCTTCAAGCTGTTTGTACATATCCCGAAGCGTGAACTTGCCTGAAAGCATGGCATTGACATCAATGTCTTCTTCATTGATGCTCTCCTGGACCTTTTCGGCAAGAGCTTTGAGGTCTCCCATACCAAGAAGGCGGGAGATGAAACTATCAGGATCAAACCATTCAAGATCCTCAATCGTTTCACCGGCACCAACAAAGACGATCCCTGCCCCGGTTTCAGCAACCGCAGAGAGGGCGCCACCTCCTTTTGCGGTACCATCCATCTTGGTGATGATGACACCATCAATCTGAACCGCTTCGTGGAACCGACGTGCCTGCTCACGTGCCTGCTGACCAAGTGCTGCATCAAGAACCAGCCACCGGTGAGTGGCATGAGTCATCTCATTGAGATCGATGATCTCCTGGATCAGTTCATCCTCAAGGGCGTGACGTCCCTGGGTATCAACGATGATGACTTCATCCTTGAGATGCTGCAGACCTTCTGCAACAATCTTCCTGGCATCAGTCTCTTTGGGATTGCCAAAGCAGTTCACCTGCACTCGGTCACAAAGGGTCTTGATCTGGGTGTAGGCACCGGGCCTGAAGGTATCAGCACAGATAACTCCGACACGAAGACCTTTCTTCTTGAAGTACCTGGCAATCTTTGCAGTGGTTGTTGTCTTACCAGACCCCTGCAGACCGGCCATCAGGATGGTCTGTCTGCCGAGCTGAACATCAACCTTGCCTCCGACAAGATGAACCAGTTCCTCATACACGATCTTGAGAACATGTTCCCGTGCAGTGACCCCTTTTGGAGGTTCTTCATCAAGAGAACGTTTCTTGATCGTCTGGGAGAGCTGCATCACCTGTTTGACATTGACATCTGACTGCAGCAGGGCACGCTGAAGATCCTTGACCAGTTCCTCTACAGCAACCCGGTCAATTACCGTTTTTCCGGCGAGTTTCTTCAGCGCATCCTTGAGATTGGTACCGAGGTTTCCAAGCATCAGGCCTCACCTGCAAGAAGATCTGCAACGATTGCTTTAGGCTCAAAAGGCACGATGTCATCATATCCCTGACCGACACCGATGAAGATGAGTGGTTTTCCCACCGCATGAGCGATGGAAATAGCTGCCCCGCCTTTTGGATCCATGTCAACCTTGGTCAGCATCACTGCATCCATACCAACAGACTTTGCAAACTCCTCAGCACGGATAACCGCATCGTTGCCTGCAACTGCCTCATCCACATACACAATCAGATCAGGCTGAATGACCCTGCGGATTTTGGCCAGCTGATTCATCAGATTGACACGGTTGTGAAACCTTCCTGCAGTGTCACCAAGCACAACATCGATGTTGTGGGCCTTTGCATACTGAACAGTGTCATAGAGAACAGCAGACGGGTCAGACCCTTCCTGATGCTGTATCACCTTGATACCGAGCCTCTCACCATGAACATCGATCTGTTCTATCGCACCGGCACGGAAGGTATCTCCTGCACCGATTGCAACCGTCAGACCATTCTTTGTGAGAAAGTTTGCAACCTTGGCAACGGATGTCGTCTTCCCGGTCCCGTTCACCCCGGTAAAGAGGATCTTCACCGGTTTTTCACGTGATGCAATGAAGTCAAGAATATTGACTCCTTCACCAAGAACTGATAACAGTGCATCAGAAAGGGCATTTGTAATGACTGAATCGACTGAGGTTCCGATCTTCCGTTTTGATCCGGTGAGATCCTCTCTGACCTTGGTCAGAATAGCATCAGTTGCAGAAAAGGCGACATCACTCTCAAGAAGTCCGATCTCAAGATCAGAAAGCGAATCTTCAATGTCTTTTTCAGAGATGATAAATTCACGATCCCTGACAAGAGAGACCACTTTCTGTGCAAAACCGGGTTTCTTCTTATCTCTGCTATCCTCTTCAGGCTCAGCAGGTTCAGGAGATTGCGATGGAGGAGACGGGACGTGTGTGTCCAGTGAAGGAGAGGGAGTATCAGGAGCTTCTTTTGGCTGCTCACTGATAGTGGTCTCCAATCGCTGCCTGACCGAGAAGAGTTTCTCTTTTAGCGCTTTGAACATCAGAGACCACTTACGTCCTTAACGGAGTTATCGCGGCCCTGCTCCACCGGCACCCTGTTCCTGCTGTGCCTGGCGGTAGAGCTGCTCAAGTCGTTTCGAGATGTCTTTGACCTGGGCATCAATCTTCTGCAGGACCTCATTCAGGTTCTTGCTTGATGCTTCCATCTCGGCAATCCGGTCCTGGAGATAACTGACACCACCCTCATTGGTCTTCTGGAGAATGATCTCAGAGCCAATGTTGACATACACTTCATCCGGGTGTTCTACCCGGGCCCGGACATTTACTCCGCCACCAATTGGCATAAGGATGGTGGAATCTCCTGCCTCTAAAAGAGCCTTCAGGGTCTCTATTGCGGCATTCCCTTCCCGGATCCCCTCTTCCATAATACCAAGCTGACGGGAGTAAACCTCTGCCTGCTGGTTATACTGGTTCAGGTATGCCTGAAGGGACTGAACTTCACGGGGATCAACGGGTGCCATAGGGATCACTCACCTGCACATTCAGTAAGGGTATCGATCTGAATATACATGCGTTTTAGCCGGTGTTTGCTACCGATCAGATTGTAGATCCGTTCCTGTGCCTGTTTCTCATTTGGGGCGGAAAGAACCTTGGTAAATGGCTTCCATGCGTGAAGCTCCTGGTACTTCCCCTTGATTTCATACTTCTTCTGGTCCATGTTTTACTCCTCAAATCCGAAAATATCTTCTATTCTTCCGAGTTCATAGCCGCTTGTCTCAACACCGGCTAGATACCCTTTGGTATTTGCCACGAGACCGGTCCCGACCATCGCGTTTCCCATATTGATCGAGCCCTTTCCAACCGGCAGCTCACAGACCTTCTCAAGAGTCGAGATCTCGTGCAAACTGCTGCGGGGATTTACCACAACGCCGCTATTCGTTGCCACTGCTGCCATCCCGACAACTTTCACATCACCAAGGGTGAGTGGGACAATTGGAACTTTCAGAAATTCTCCAATCTCTTTCTGAACCTTCTTGTCCATGTCAGGATGAACTGCTGCGAACTTGTCACAAGCGAGAATAACATTCCCGGCTGCGTTCATCCCATGTTCCAGGAAGAAGAGTTCGCGGTATTCACTGAGCCGGTCAGCTTCTGCCTGCGTGGCAAGACCGGAGACCACAAATCCATTGCTGTTTCCAGCAAGGAGAGAGCCAATGATCGGACTACCCTGAATGGTAGTCCTCACAATATCAAGATCAAAGGCCTCTCGGTACTGGTGCTCAAGCTCTTCGGGTGCATCGATCGGGATGACCGCGATATCCTCAAAGACGCGGGTAAATACGCCAATATGGGGGTCGCCTGCTACCGAGACCGTACGGTCCATCTCACTCCTCAGCCAGTTCCGCCTGCACCTGACCGTCTTCGAGCTTCATTGCCCGAACACGGATCCGTGCTGGCGGCTTCTGGGAACCACGGGACCAGACCTTCTCATTGATAGAGGAGTCGAGCTTCACGTCCTCGCTCTTCATGTGGTGTCCCAGAAACTCCCTGATATCCTTCATTGCCTTTGCACTGCGTCTCCAGCGGGGAACGCGCCGAACCGATCCCAGCGGAATGACATATACCTGCTCTTTCAGATTATCGACCATATTATTACACCTTCAGGGTGCTCCGGCGCCAGCTGTGACGGGCGGGGTGAGTCATGACTTTTCTCTTGGTCTTTATCATAACCCATTGTGGCACACGCCTGTTCTGCTGGGTCTTTTTGGAAAGCCGGATCTTCCGGCACTTTGAAACTTTGCTCATTGTATTTCTCCAGATGACCGTATTGCGGTCACGAGGGATTGCTCATGATTTGGCGGGAACAAGGACGAGACCGGAATGCCCCGGCTGTCAAGTTCCCTGCGTATCTCATGTTCATAGTCCCCGCTGCGGATCTGTCCGGTCTCCCCGTAACGTACTTCGAGGTACCGGGCAGCAAGCCGCTGTACCTCCCGCTTCGGATATCCGATAAGCGGGCGGACATAGGAACATCCGCATCCGTCTGATATACTCCGGACTTCGTCATCGGTCAGAAGGGGAACCCGGTCACCAAACCGGGTTCCATCACCGACAACCTCGTACGAGGTGCAGAGGATACGAACCGCCTCCCGGTGGATCCGCTGGATTGCCTGTGATGGATGCCCGCACCCTACTACCATATCTGCTGCCTCTTTGAGGAGGCCTTCGGGGAATACCCGTTTATGGTGCGGGAATCCAAGTGCTGCCGCCGCCCGTTCAATCTGCTCAATTGCAGATTCAGAAGAGA belongs to Methanospirillum lacunae and includes:
- a CDS encoding DUF7411 family protein, whose protein sequence is MKAGVLFSGGKDSSLAALLLSENYEVELNTFVFSSESAIEQIERAAAALGFPHHKRVFPEGLLKEAADMVVGCGHPSQAIQRIHREAVRILCTSYEVVGDGTRFGDRVPLLTDDEVRSISDGCGCSYVRPLIGYPKREVQRLAARYLEVRYGETGQIRSGDYEHEIRRELDSRGIPVSSLFPPNHEQSLVTAIRSSGEIQ
- the ftsY gene encoding signal recognition particle-docking protein FtsY, coding for MFKALKEKLFSVRQRLETTISEQPKEAPDTPSPSLDTHVPSPPSQSPEPAEPEEDSRDKKKPGFAQKVVSLVRDREFIISEKDIEDSLSDLEIGLLESDVAFSATDAILTKVREDLTGSKRKIGTSVDSVITNALSDALLSVLGEGVNILDFIASREKPVKILFTGVNGTGKTTSVAKVANFLTKNGLTVAIGAGDTFRAGAIEQIDVHGERLGIKVIQHQEGSDPSAVLYDTVQYAKAHNIDVVLGDTAGRFHNRVNLMNQLAKIRRVIQPDLIVYVDEAVAGNDAVIRAEEFAKSVGMDAVMLTKVDMDPKGGAAISIAHAVGKPLIFIGVGQGYDDIVPFEPKAIVADLLAGEA
- the rpl18a gene encoding 50S ribosomal protein L18Ae, which produces MDQKKYEIKGKYQELHAWKPFTKVLSAPNEKQAQERIYNLIGSKHRLKRMYIQIDTLTECAGE
- a CDS encoding signal recognition particle protein Srp54; its protein translation is MLGNLGTNLKDALKKLAGKTVIDRVAVEELVKDLQRALLQSDVNVKQVMQLSQTIKKRSLDEEPPKGVTAREHVLKIVYEELVHLVGGKVDVQLGRQTILMAGLQGSGKTTTTAKIARYFKKKGLRVGVICADTFRPGAYTQIKTLCDRVQVNCFGNPKETDARKIVAEGLQHLKDEVIIVDTQGRHALEDELIQEIIDLNEMTHATHRWLVLDAALGQQAREQARRFHEAVQIDGVIITKMDGTAKGGGALSAVAETGAGIVFVGAGETIEDLEWFDPDSFISRLLGMGDLKALAEKVQESINEEDIDVNAMLSGKFTLRDMYKQLEAVNKMGPLKQVLSMLPLGGMEVPEGAIEVTSTKMERYRIIMDSMTSTEMDDPTVMNGSRVQRIAMGAGATLEEVRELIKYYKMMKRTFKNLKGGEKGMQRLMKKFGRFS
- a CDS encoding 50S ribosomal protein L39e; this encodes MSKVSKCRKIRLSKKTQQNRRVPQWVMIKTKRKVMTHPARHSWRRSTLKV
- a CDS encoding translation initiation factor IF-6, with translation MDRTVSVAGDPHIGVFTRVFEDIAVIPIDAPEELEHQYREAFDLDIVRTTIQGSPIIGSLLAGNSNGFVVSGLATQAEADRLSEYRELFFLEHGMNAAGNVILACDKFAAVHPDMDKKVQKEIGEFLKVPIVPLTLGDVKVVGMAAVATNSGVVVNPRSSLHEISTLEKVCELPVGKGSINMGNAMVGTGLVANTKGYLAGVETSGYELGRIEDIFGFEE
- a CDS encoding 50S ribosomal protein L31e — encoded protein: MVDNLKEQVYVIPLGSVRRVPRWRRSAKAMKDIREFLGHHMKSEDVKLDSSINEKVWSRGSQKPPARIRVRAMKLEDGQVQAELAEE
- the pfdA gene encoding prefoldin subunit alpha; the encoded protein is MAPVDPREVQSLQAYLNQYNQQAEVYSRQLGIMEEGIREGNAAIETLKALLEAGDSTILMPIGGGVNVRARVEHPDEVYVNIGSEIILQKTNEGGVSYLQDRIAEMEASSKNLNEVLQKIDAQVKDISKRLEQLYRQAQQEQGAGGAGPR